The Cinclus cinclus chromosome Z, bCinCin1.1, whole genome shotgun sequence genome contains the following window.
ATATCACTTATCAAAGAAGCATATCGGGTTAGGCTGGCATGCTCTATCTTTGGTAAACCTATTAGATACTTTATCATATTTTCCATTTACCTCCAAGCCTTTCTTTTACTACTTTCTTACGGAATCTGTTCCAAAGCCTCCTAGATCTGGGGCAAGGGAGGTTTGCCCAggtctactttttttttttttttcttccattactTGCTATTTCTATACAAAAATCCCCCCTGAAACAAAGCCACAAAGGTCTTGTTCCAGAAGTTTACGGGACAGGAGAGTATTCCAGTACTCTTGGATGAGGTTACTGGTCCCCTGCCTAGCATGCACAGGATTGTTGGGAGTTCCTCCCCATTCAGTGCTAACTGCCTGCTtgagccctggggctgctgagcactgagatggAGTGCTGTGATGTCACATCTTGTCTTGCTTGCAGCTGCACTTTCTGTGCCTATGCTTGTTGATCTTTTTGCCAGTCACCCTCAGCTCGGGATAGCCACTtgtgtccccagctgtgggGTGAAGGTGGCAGCTTTCCTGCAGCAGTCAAGTAGCTGGATAGAGCCCATAGATAGTGCCACTTTGTGCACCATACCTGATCAATGTACAAATGATAATGCAGCTCTTTATAAGCCACGCTTTTGTGCTGGGCAAACAtttgcccagcacagctccctcccagcatGTAGGGCCACCAAGCCATCCCCATGACAGGTGCCCTACCTGTAATGTGTGCCTGCCTcctccctgggagctgctgaacATCTCACTGCAGGCAACTGTCTCCatggctgctgcctgctgggctcATCCCAGATGCCTCTCTGGGGTCTACTGTGGGGTCTGGTGCAGTCATGTGGTGCTGCAGCGCTCAGCACCCTGCCTGCTTCGTAGGCTGTGGCAACAACAGTAGGGGGAGTCTCTGGCTGGGCTCAGCAAGGGTCAGGTGTGGTCTGTGGTTCAGGcatccttttttctccccttttcacATGCTTCTGGCAGCATGTCAGGGCCAGGCTTCCTGCAGCAATATGCTGTGAGCTGCTGGGGATGTGGTAGGCAGCTCTCCCCTCCTCATGGGTGATGGGGGGTCTTGTAGGCAGCCCTACTTCAGAAGCCCAAAGGCCTGCAGGCTTGAGACTTCCCTCCCCAAATACTTCAAAGGCAACCCCCTTGACTGTGTCGTCTTTCTTTACAGGTAGTGATGATTCAGCAACAGCAGGTAGGTGAGcagctggcacaaagcaggggaAGGTGAGCAGGGGTTGTACCTGTCTGCGAATTGGGGTCCTATGCAAGCCATGTACTGAGTTAGGGGGCGAGTTGCCACAGTGGGTTTGTAGGGCTGTTCTAGCATTCACACCGCTGGTTCTCATCCTCTGGTGTTCATCTCCTTTTCAGAAGGACACTCCAGCTCATTTCATGCAGGTAAGTGTGCTCAGCCAAGGCTGGCCCTTTGTATCCCCTCTGCCCCTGGGCTACCAGCCTGTTCCTTGCCCCCTTTTACTCAGCTAGTAGTCCCAAGGAACCACCCCAAGAGTAACATGCCTGtgcttggcctgcaggagatgTGTTGGCCGTGCTCTTCGGGGTGCTCTTTGCTGTCACAGCACTGGCCTTCCTGCTGTACATCTATAAGCACCGCAGCCAGAATGCACGGTGAGCAATGGGGAGACACAGGAGGgcagtgcctgtgggcaggATGGGTCCAGGGCATAAGAATGGGTTTAATGGTGGTTTCAGGCAACAAGACCCCCTGCCTGGTCTAACAgtccctccctctttctctcctcaCCAGGCTGGACTCGCCAACCAAATCCAAGGTCATCTACACAGCAGCCAGCACCGAGAACACAGCATAAACTCCACACCACTATGGCAGTCCCAGCCTCACTGGCTCAGCCTGCCACCCCACCTCCCCTCACTCCCCCTGGAGGTCAAGGAAGACCAGTGCTCCAGCACACCTTGGCTGCATGGGCTGTTCACATGGACTGTTTGTCTGGGGGGCAGCATTTGACCATAATAGATATTTTTGTTATAAAAACGGgtaaaaactattaaaaaaaaggcaaaaacctTTCATGGTACCAACAGTCTCTGCTGCCTTTGTGGGAAGCTGTGGGGCAGGAAACAGCACCTTGGTGCAGCTAGAACTACAATGGAGAAGGGTGTGCAGGGACCCCTTCCCAACTGTAAAGACAGCATCAGCCTCTCTACACTGGGCAGAGCTCCAGAGTAAGCAGCACAAGGCTTctacagcccagccctgccctccatcACTCTGGGACTTCTTCCTCCTCTTATTTGTGCAAAGCATTGGAAAAACATAGCTGTGGCTTGGTAAGGCTGAAGAAAGGCAGAGCTGAAGGTGGCAGAGCCCTTGCTTGCTTCCTGGCCAGCCTCCACCCAGCTCACCTCTGGCTTTATCATAGCTAGATTAGCCAGAACAACCCTAGAACCGTGACTACCTCCCACCTTTCATGGTGGCTCCTGTGGAGCTGGACCCAAGTCCCAGGGAGCTTTATGACCatgacaaaaccaaaagaaactgGCCCTGACAGAGGAGAGGAACCTGCCCATCTCCAGCCCTTGGCTGCCTCCACCCCAAAGCTGTAAAATTAGAGCTCAGTCACTGCTAGCAAAGACAGAGCAGGAGCAAGGCCTGCAGGCAAACAGGGTCTGCAACTGCCAGACCATCCTCCTCCACTCACACCAGCACGAGCCATTGTTAACCACTTGTACCCTCACTACAAGCACAATGCTGCTGGCCACACACAGTCCTGCTTGTCTGTGGTACTTAATTTTATTGGTATAAAAGCCCACTGTGGATAAAACTGCCTTTTCAGCCCAATGGCAGtttctccctcccagccctgtggcacagaacCAGGGCTGGTACCCGCCTGAAAATCCCCAAGAACAGGAGAGGGCAATGATCCATTGGAATGGTCCCTTGAACCCCCTCCCAAATCTGTGCCGGCAACAGCTGTGGCATTGCATCTCCTCCCAAGCCCTCCACCACCCTCCATGCCCACTGGGTCCTTTGGATactgtctttttccctctcctcccatTCTGCATACCATTAGTACCCATGGGTCCCCCAGCACCATCCTGCTGCACCAGGACTCCAGCTCAGTCCTGCCAGTGCTGTggctcctggggcagcaggacTGGGCAGAGAGGTGGAAAAAGGAGCACTACAGCAGTCAGCCACGACCCAGGGCATGGCAGCACATTGCAAAGCCCCTTCCTCCACCCTGCAGTGAGGAGGCAATGCGGGCCCCCTGCCCTAGCACAGGGGACAGCACATCTGTGGCAGCGGGGGGAGAAGCAATGGGTTTCTTTGGGCTCAAGCCTCCAGCAGTCACAGGCAGGCTAACTGGGGCTGAGCTCACAGCAGGGCCAGCAAAGTTGGGTCCCCCAAAACTGAGGTGTTTTATGGGAACTCCGAAAAGGGTGTTGGAGTGAGCCAGTCTTAGCCACACCAGTCGGCTGGCTGCCACAGCTGGACCCCAGTGCCTGCCCCGCCAGGGCTGGCCGGGATCCCCCAGTCCAGGAGAAAAGATATTGCAAAGAAGGTGATGGCCGATCCTGCCGACAGGAtaggaggggaggggaggggtggCTGGGGACTGGAACATCCTGCAGGGCCTCAGGATCCTGGCTGGGGGCTGGCTCCACTCCGTAAACCTGCAGGAACCAAGAAGAGAAACAGTGAGTTTTCACCAAACTCTACTTCTCCCAAGAGAGCTAACAACCTGACCATGGCCTCAAAAACCACCTGCTCCTCTGGTCTAAGAGACAAGGGGATGATGCCCTTGTTCAAGCCATCGGGACAATCACCATCCCAGCACCACGCTGGGTGAGAGAGAGACTCATGAGACCCAAAGTGTCCCCCACCCCTTTTTTGGAGCTTCACTTACACAGCAGGAAGCGTCGCAGGTTCTGCGCAGATCCCCCTGAGAGCAGGTAAGCCCAGGCAGCGGCACCAGCCATCAGCAGGTAGGAGGGCACCAGGCTGCCCACGTACAGGGGGTTGCAAAATGACTGTAGAGAGAGACATGAGAAGAGAAGGGTGAACAGGCAGGAGACGACAGAGACAGGATGTGTGGCAGTGTCATCACCTCAGCAAATGGAGTGGGACAGGCGGCACCAGCCCCAGTATTCAGTTTGTGAAGGGCCACTCCTTTGCTAGTGCCAAAGGCTATTCCCTCCCAGAACACGGACCATTACTCTGAATACAGgtcccagcacagagccctgctcCCAGTTACTCACCAACCCCGAAACAGTGAGATGCATGATAACAACTGCTGCGATCTCCCACCAGCGCCGGTGCTCACAGCCATGAAAGAAGAGGATCCCCCAGAAGGTGTGAAGGAAAATCAGCACCATGGTCAtaaaagctgcagggagaagcaggTGTCACCAGGGAATCACCCACCTGGCCTGCAATCttggggaagggatggagatGCGTCAGTAAAGGGGGGGTAGAGAAACAGCTTGGCTGGACTGGGTGGTGCTGGGTCAGACTTTGAGTGTAGGAGACATGGAAAGAAGAGCAGGGAAGGTCAGAGGCAACAGCAAGAAGGGTTTGTCACAGAGATATGTGACAGGGACTATAAGGAGCTCAGGTGGTTGAGGGTGCAGCATGGACAAGAAATCAGAAGAGGGAAAACTCCAACGCCTCATCTGCTGCCTCTGTGGTGGGGCAGAGATGTGAGTGAAGGGTGCCAGTTACTCACCTGAGGTCAGGAAATACAGCTGTGAATCCCCATGGATGCCCACAGTGCCAGGCCCTAATGCGTCTGCCAGGAGATTGATCATGGAGAAGGCGCCACTCATTAGACCAAAGCCCACACCAGCCACTGCCATGACAGGGACACAGTTAAGTTTTGAACCTCCCAAGGGTCACCCCACATACTTCCCAGCAAGCTTTGGCATGAAAAATTTCCCTTTACACCCAGCATCAtgctcagccctgcccagcctcatCCCCTGCCCCACGGTGAGGgcactctgctctgcacagcactcACCATATGCCATTTGCTGAATGGAAATGGGGGAGCAGCCATCCTCACTGAGGGCCACCAGCCCCTCGATGGCCTTCCTGTGGGGTGAGAGTACACTGGAGCCCAACACAGCCAAGCCACCTCCCAAGGCATGGTGCAGTATTCATTCTGCACCATGGCCACCTCCCTGGCAACCTCCCTCTCCCTGTACAACACCCACCATGGAGATCATCTGTGTGACTGTACCACCAGACAAACCAGGCATGTGAAAATCACGAGGCCACATAGAAAGATTTTCCACAGAGAAATGTGGGTGCCAGCCAGCCcggcagagcagggctggtgtgAGCAGGACATTGGGCATAAGGCAAGCAGCACCCCCGCATGGAAAGCAGCCCCACTGCAGCCATGGGAGGCTGTACCTAATCTCCGCACTTAAAGATGTTGTCTAACCATAGAGGAGGTGCAGGAAGAGCtccaagaattaaaaaaattctatgGGGAGAGAAGCTGGGAGAGAAGATGCTTCATAATTTGTGCCAGCTAGAGGTGTGGCAGGTTGAGGAGGATGACAGGCAGCTCCTCAGCCCGGGGAGGACAGCTTGGGACTGGAGATCCGCAAGGCAAAGGAAACGCAGTGGTTTTATGCCAGAGGCTGCTCCGTGGAGCTCTGCTACCCTCTGTCTGCCCGCCTCTGGCAgtgccctgctgcagggagcagtgccAGCCTGCTGACACAGCTCCCTCTCCAGCATTCTCCCAGCTCTCCAGGAAGACCAGGGAGTATCAAGGGCACCTGCTCATGCCTGTCTTCCCAGCACAGTGTCCGTCTATCCAGAGGATGGTGCAGCATATGCTCCCCTTGCAGCAAAAACCCCTGTACTCCAAGACAATAGTATCAGGAAGGCTAGGAGCTGCCCAAGCTGCTCTGAGACTGTGACCTGGGCTGGTCAGGGCACCAGATCTTCTCAAACTtcacactgctctgccccactTTACCGCTGAGGTCATCATACTGAAACAGGTGCCACCCATGTGCTCACGGTAAGCATCTCCCTGCCACTCTTGACACTCCCCCCACTCCAGCAGCTCACAGGTGAAATCTGGCACCACCACAGCTGGAAAGACCATCCAGCATCGCTGGCACAATGGAGGAGATGCCATTACCTGAGGAGCTTGTAGTAAAGGAAGCGGAaggcctcctgcagcagcacagagaacatcaccccaaaaatcaggagccccttctgcagctgctcaTCCTGGGGGTCGCTGGCTTTCACTGCGATAAACCAGATGAGGGACGAGAGCAGCAGTGACACCAGCCAGAAGAAAGCCCTGTAAGAGACAGAGCTTGCTGGCACCAGTGCTGAGCCAgagtccctcctgtgctgggactgGCACTGGCAGTTGTGCCCCAACCTTGCCCACTCAcccaccagtgctgggcaggtgGTGCCTGTATGGgtctccctgctgtgctgtgcccgcACTCTTGGCCCACTGGTCACCAGAACTGGCACCAGTGCCCATGTTGTGCCCACAGCAGTACCAGCCCCTGTACCAGGCTCATATCCATGCCAGTACCAGTCCCAGTACCACATCCTTCTGGTCCCACAGTGGTACTGGTAGTAGTTTCCCAGGTGCACACATACACCAGTACTATTATCAACCCTCCACTGTACAAGTTCTCATGTCTACCATGTGTTGTGACAGTAAGAGAAACAATACCGGTGCCCCTGCCATGCAAGCAACAGCACCAGCATGAGTACTGGTGACTCAGGTGAGCCCACAACAGCACCAGGACGTGTACCGGTGACTCCAGTGAGCCCACAACAGTGGGCTCCAGTGAGCCCACCAGTGTAAGTACTGGTGTGCCTATTGCAGCCACGATGGTGTCTCAGCCAGTACCAGTCACATGCCAATCACACCCCTGATGCCACCACCACCCTGTCACACCCATACTGTACCAGCACCGTCATTGGCACAGCACCCCTGTCCCGACTACAGTAACCGCGTTGAGGCTCTGGGACCAGCACCCCATCACATCCGAACTGGTACCAGCACCAGCAGGAGACTCAGTGCCCCCACCACGACCGTTCTGGTAGCAGTACCGGCGCTGGGCCCAGCGCCCCGCCACGCCCACACCGCTCCCGGAGCCGACCCTGGTCCCACACCACGGCAGCACCAGAGCCCCCATCGCTGACTGACCCGGCGATGAGGATGATGATGCGGAGCGGGTCGCGGGCGATGGTGAAGATGAAGAGGCCGAAGGCGGGCCCGAAGGCGATGAAGGTGCACCCGAAGAAGACGGCGAGCGTCATTTCGGCGGGAGCGGGGACACGGGACCGGGGTCGGACCCGGAGCTCGGACCGGACGGGCCCCGCGGCCCCTTCCCCCTCCGCCGCCCTTCCGGGGCCGATGACGTCACACGTgcgcgcgccgccgccgccggaaGCAGCGTCCCGGGGCGGGACCAGGCCCGTCAATCACGGGAGGTGCTGGAGGTTGGGAAAGGCCCGGACAGACGGTGTGCTACCCCGGGCGGGCTTGCCAGGGAGGGGATCGCCGCACTAGCCTGGAAGATCTCAAGAAGCGCTTGGTGAACGCTCTCAGTCACACGGTGTGACCCACGGGAGGTcctgtgcaggagcaggagctggactcgatgatccctGTGACGGGTCCCTGCCAGCTTGGCGTGTCCCGTGATCTTGTGGGCCGcagcctgctgccaggagagcttGGCCTCGtccccacggccaccccgtgACTGCGGCCCTGCGCAGACCCCCGGGAGCAGGCTGTCCCACCCTCGGTGGGCCTGTGTTCGTTTGTCACCTCCAGTCCAACCCCATTTCAACGAGATTGACACAGAAAGGCACTTCACGGTACTTCCCGCTTAAACTTCCCACTTACACCCACACCCCAACACACACCCCTTTCGGTCTCCAGAAGACTTAGGACAGGAACACTGGACGTAGAGTTCTGCATGTGCTGAACCGGCAGAAGCAGCACGCCTATGTCACTCTTGGCACACGTGCAGCAAAATCAGAAGGCTTTTGAGGGGTCTGGGTTTCATTAAGTCATGGAGAACCTGTTTCTAAGAGGCACAATTCACAGCACAGCACTCCAGTGTGGAGTAGAGAAGGCTCTCCTGAACCAGGGAAATCCCAGGGAAGCAGTGGGATGTGGGTTTCAGCATATCCCCACCAGTTCATGGGCTTGCCCTTGCAGCCAGCAAGTTGGTAGCTGGAAGCAGGAATCAGAGGATATTTGCCACTTGATCCAGGGACACGACAGATGTTCAGCTTGATCACCAGGGTTTACAAGGCCGAGTCATGCCCTAGCACAAGGGATCccagaggaggagagaggggaataGTTTTGTCCTTGCCTAAGATTTCATGCTGATTTTGCAAAACAGTCCAGAGTCAGCCCACCTAGCCCAGAGAAAGTCACATGTCACTCTGTATGACACTCATGTCACGCATGTCCCATGTAAGCCAGGGACATCCACTCATAATTCCTGTGTTATTTTCAGTTACAGCACCAGGGGTTCTGCCCGCTTAGCCAAGAAAGTCTCTCGGAGTTTGCTCCTGGGTGAGGATGGCCTGGACCCACTGAGGTGTGGAGATGAAGACTGGGGCTTGCCAGCTGGGAGATGCAGCTCTGGAGGCTTCAACATCAGGGAAGATGGGTCACATCAGGAGATGTCACCAGGGACATCACCAGGCTGCCACAGCCCCACCACACCTGAATTCTGGTGACCAGTTAGTGGGCATGCAGAGACATGCTAGGCTGGATAGGGATAGGGGCAATGCTCAGGGGATTTCTAACAAGAAGAAATGCAAACACCTTAGGCCAGGACAGGGCACAGAACTGTGCTTGAAGAAAGAACAGCTTAGGGCTCTCAATGGTGTCAGGTGCTCAGAGAGGCTTTGGGGACATCCTGAATGTCCCCAGCCCCTTCGTCTCTCCCACCCAGACCTGATAAGCTCCCTTTCCATCCACTTGGCCTTGGCTCCAAGACTTGTGTTTTTCCAGGCTATGCTGACAATCCGACCTAGACTGCTGCACCATGACCGGGCCAACGTGGACACAGCCAAACAGATAGAAGAGTGTGAGGAATATCTGCATCATGAGATGGCTTGGCTGCTGCAGGTGATAGAGGGGAAGAGAGGCACCATGAAAGCCCCACTCctttctgcagtgcagcagcagtgggtgtTTTGTGGTGCTGTAGCAGCCCTGGTCCTGGtcactgtgggctgctggcTGGACAGGTGAAGGAAGCCTGCCTCTGCCAGCTGCAGAAAGCAGGAAAGCTCCAGCAGCAAGGAGGAGGACATTGGCCAGAAAAAGTTCAAAGGTGCCCACAATGGTCTCAGGTCTTTGTGAGCACCCCATCCATCACCAATGGAAACATTCAAACTAAGACTGGATGGGGCTGTGAGTAACATGATCTGATTGAGAGTGCCCCTCCTCATTGTGGTAATGATCTTCAGAGATTTCTTCTGACCCCAGCTATTCTGTGGTTCTAAAGCAGGATCTGCCCGGTACTTGAAGCATGGACCAGCATGTTAGAATCAAGACCAGTGATTTTTTCATCTCCTAAGGCAATACTATGAAGTTCACAAAAATGATGATCCTAGCCCAATCCCCAAAGACAATAAACATCAACATAGGGAAGACATCCTGCAAGAAGGGCATCACATAGCAGAACCCTGTTAACAAgtggtatttattttatttttctctgaaaggcAATAAATCAACCTTGTGACCTGCAACTGCTAAACCAATGCAATGAATTGTCCCCAGGAGTCCCTTTCTGCCTATCACCTTGTTGTAGGCCTGTCTTGCAGCAGAGATGCTCCTGCAGTGGTCCAGATCCCCTGAGCAAGTGGAGCAGGGGCCACATGTCCTCCTGTACTCCACACTCCATTCTCACAGGTAGCACAGCCCCAAGCACTGCATATGGGGCATGCTCATGCAAAATTGAGATGGCACCACATGGTCATGGCTATCCATGCTTCCCTCCAGCTGCCTTGTCTTCTTGCTGGCATTGACAAGTCAGTAATACGGATTTGGGGGCTGGGAGATTTGTGTGGCAGTTGGCTTTAGGGGGCCTGACCTCTTTTGAAATCCCCCAGGGCCTTGCAAAACCctctgttgggggttggttctctcccttttctctctgtggaattttccccattgtcatgctaagatacctgttgactgggccctggtgacaagggggaggagagagagagagaaagagagagagagagagagagagagagagagagaagagtgaaccccgcgagattcaaacagccagaagaggaagcggaaggctgggcctcggtccattttccccgcggagttcggaggagaaggacgatcgccgcctcctgcctctctgtcccatcccagcgtcgggaaaccactatcggagcctgccctgctgccttctcgctgtaacctgccaccatccagcactctgctgagcatcaggacccacactgtgagcggagagctctctctccatctctctctccccctgggacagcgctgccatcacccccagctctcctgcggctctgcgggacctgcccacccccagcaccgggaactgcagctcagggaaaaggtgcctgcagccaaaaaacactgggactgagttactgttctgcttgtgggtaatttcatagctgttgttcttgtttgtcttgttagatatactagtaaagaactgttattcctacccccatatctttgcctgagagctctcttaattccaaaattataataatcggaagaatcacttttttttttcagtccaaagggaggcttctgctttccttagcaaatatctgtctttcaaaccaggacaccctCATAACTTGGCAACACCGTTTTTCTGGCCTTCACCCTAATGTC
Protein-coding sequences here:
- the APH1A gene encoding gamma-secretase subunit APH-1A isoform X2: MTLAVFFGCTFIAFGPAFGLFIFTIARDPLRIIILIAGKAIEGLVALSEDGCSPISIQQMAYVAGVGFGLMSGAFSMINLLADALGPGTVGIHGDSQLYFLTSAFMTMVLIFLHTFWGILFFHGCEHRRWWEIAAVVIMHLTVSGLSFCNPLYVGSLVPSYLLMAGAAAWAYLLSGGSAQNLRRFLLCK
- the APH1A gene encoding gamma-secretase subunit APH-1A isoform X1 → MTLAVFFGCTFIAFGPAFGLFIFTIARDPLRIIILIAGAFFWLVSLLLSSLIWFIAVKASDPQDEQLQKGLLIFGVMFSVLLQEAFRFLYYKLLRKAIEGLVALSEDGCSPISIQQMAYVAGVGFGLMSGAFSMINLLADALGPGTVGIHGDSQLYFLTSAFMTMVLIFLHTFWGILFFHGCEHRRWWEIAAVVIMHLTVSGLSFCNPLYVGSLVPSYLLMAGAAAWAYLLSGGSAQNLRRFLLCLRSGASPQPGS